From Plodia interpunctella isolate USDA-ARS_2022_Savannah chromosome 18, ilPloInte3.2, whole genome shotgun sequence, a single genomic window includes:
- the koko gene encoding cyclin-Q, whose amino-acid sequence MKDVIDVIALQNNRRERRLPDYRSAPGHSLATNFIFECGIKLGLQPATVATAAIFYHKFFKEADKNDYDCYVICTACLCAAGKSRDEPIKLRDAVNVAHNSINRGQGPLELGEEYWLWRGAVAQAELLVLRLLGFNLETPSHHRYLLHYLRSLQEWSPASQWRSAPIARTAMAFLQDFHHSSAILDYRAPHVAVACLTLALHVLGVSVPLASTLDDDAAWYSVFTKDLQKEKNWEIMEKIMQVYGREPEPI is encoded by the exons ATGAAAGACGTTATAGATGTGATAGCGCTGCAAAATAATAGGCGTGAAAGACGTTTACCTGACTATAGAAGTGCTCCGGGTCACAGTTTAGCCACAAACTTTATATTCGAATGTGGAATAAAGCTTGGATTACAGCCGGCAACTGTCGCTACGGCAGCAATATTCTATCACAAATTCTTCAAAGAAGCCGATAAGAATGATTACGATTGTTACGTGATTTGCACAGCTTGTCTGTGTGCTGCTGGAAAATCGAGAGATGAGCCCATCAAGTTAAGGGACGCCGTGAATGTCGCTCACAATTCTATAAACCGCGGCCAAGGGCCCTTGGAATTAGGAGAAGAATATTGGCTCTGGCGTGGTGCTGTGGCACAAGCTGAACTTTTAGTGCTTAGATTGTTGGGTTTCAATCTCGAAACTCCATCTCATCATCGATACTTGTTGCACTACTTGCGATCGCTCCAAGAATGGTCCCCAGCTTCGCAGTGGCGGTCAGCGCCGATAGCTCGCACCGCGATGGCTTTCCTTCAAGATTTCCATCACTCTTCTGCTATCCTGGACTATAGAGCCCCACATGTGGCAGTAGCGTGTTTGACATTGGCACTACATGTGTTAGGGGTATCTGTACCTCTTGCATCTACTCTAGATGATGATGCAGCTTGGTACTCT GTGTTTACTAAAGACTTGCAGAAAGAGAAGAATTGGGaaataatggaaaaaataatgcaaGTATATGGCAGGGAGCCAGAGCcaatatag